A window from Lytechinus pictus isolate F3 Inbred chromosome 9, Lp3.0, whole genome shotgun sequence encodes these proteins:
- the LOC129268547 gene encoding homeobox protein aristaless-like 4: MVISDGDGNDDDGEDDEEEEDDNDDDDGDDDDDDDDDDDDDEDDGDDRYDDVGAVVYDVAIVFVVILSTRVWFQNRRAKWRKRERFSQFNTMRAMATGTPYEMPIAPRPDAYSTMNMTGSSAWNTSQLGNFGAGLQSLNSTTNPMQNWAGQAAATQLTSSCMAPTTTMPSYMGMHSMTPDFGFKAMSNQPHNAGATAHGQSPSAAAAAAAAAGLYSGQTSPSIPTSLPGHSPMMGSGGVEHVETDRRSNSIAALRLKAKEHNFAMGMIGAYS; encoded by the exons ATGGTCATTAGTGATGGTGACGGTAATGATGACGATGGAgaagatgatgaggaggaggaggatgataatgatgatgatgatggtgatgatgatgatgatgatgatgatgatgatgatgatgatgaagatgatggtgatgatcgcTATGATGATGTTGGTGCTGTTGTCTATGATGTTgctattgtttttgttgttatacTTTCGACAAGG gtGTGGTTTCAGAACCGTCGAGCCAAATGGAGGAAGCGGGAGAGATTCAGTCAGTTTAATACAATGAGAGCAATGGCCACAGGAACCCCATATGAGATGCCTATAGCACCCAGACCAGATGCTTATAGCACAATGAAT ATGACTGGTTCATCAGCTTGGAACACTAGCCAGTTAGGAAACTTCGGAGCTGGGCTACAATCGCTCAACTCCACCACCAACCCCATGCAGAACTGGGCCGGACAAGCTGCGGCGACACAACTCACCTCATCGTGCATGGCCCCCACAACCACGATGCCAAGCTACATGGGCATGCATTCAATGACGCCAGACTTCGGCTTCAAGGCGATGTCCAACCAACCGCACAACGCGGGCGCAACCGCGCACGGTCAGTCGCCGTCGGCCGCCGCGGCTGCAGCGGCAGCGGCGGGACTCTACTCCGGTCAGACCTCGCCAAGTATACCGACGTCGTTACCGGGACACTCTCCCATGATGGGCTCTGGCGGTGTGGAACACGTGGAGACAGACCGACGCAGTAACAGCATCGCCGCGTTGCGGTTGAAGGCCAAGGAGCACAACTTCGCCATGGGGATGATAGGCGCTTATTCTTAA